In Kogia breviceps isolate mKogBre1 chromosome 7, mKogBre1 haplotype 1, whole genome shotgun sequence, a single window of DNA contains:
- the PTH gene encoding parathyroid hormone gives MMFAKDMVKVMVVVFAVCFLARLEGKSVKKRSVSEIQFMHNLGKHLSSMERVEWLRKKLQDVHNFVALGTSIAYRDGSSQRPRKKEDNVLVESHQKSLGEADKADVDVLIKAKPQ, from the exons ATGATGTTTGCAAAAGACATGGTTAAAGTAATGGTTGTCGTGTTCGCGGTTTGTTTTCTTGCAAGATTGGAAGGGAAGTCTGTTAA GAAGAGATCTGTGAGTGAAATACAGTTTATGCATAACCTGGGCAAGCATCTGAGCTCCATGGAAAGAGTGGAATGGCTGCGTAAGAAGTTGCAGGACGTGCACAACTTTGTTGCTCTCGGAACTTCTATAGCTTACAGAGATGGTAGTTCCCAGAGACCCCGAAAAAAGGAAGACAATGTCCTGGTTGAGAGCCATCAAAAAAGTCTTGGAGAAGCAGACAAAGCTGATGTGGATGTATTAATTAAAGCTAAACCCCAGTAA